In Microbacterium galbinum, a single window of DNA contains:
- a CDS encoding response regulator transcription factor: MIRLLIVDDQEMIRAGLRAILASQPEIEVVDDVSDGFKALDLLDLETVDVVLMDIRMPGIDGVEVTRRIRAKFTAEQLRVIVLTTFDNDANVLAALRAGANGFLSKGIGPADLAAGIHEVAAGGGALSAAASAALIGHVADDTRPAVDEELAERFQALTPREHDVVVAVASGLDNAQIAAQMFLSPFTVKTHANRAMMKLGARDRAQLVAFAYRAGLAR, encoded by the coding sequence ATGATCCGGTTGTTGATCGTCGACGATCAGGAAATGATCAGGGCAGGCCTGCGAGCTATCTTGGCGTCGCAGCCGGAGATCGAGGTCGTCGACGATGTCAGCGATGGATTCAAGGCGCTGGATCTCCTCGACCTTGAGACCGTCGATGTGGTTCTTATGGACATCCGCATGCCGGGCATCGACGGAGTCGAGGTCACGCGACGGATCCGGGCCAAATTCACCGCAGAGCAGCTTCGAGTGATTGTCCTCACCACGTTCGACAACGACGCCAACGTGCTCGCGGCACTAAGAGCAGGGGCGAACGGTTTTCTGAGCAAGGGAATCGGACCAGCCGATCTCGCAGCCGGTATACATGAAGTTGCGGCCGGCGGCGGCGCCCTTTCGGCTGCCGCGTCGGCCGCCCTCATCGGTCATGTCGCCGATGACACGCGACCGGCAGTTGACGAGGAGCTTGCCGAACGCTTTCAGGCGCTCACGCCGCGAGAGCACGATGTCGTCGTGGCTGTAGCCTCCGGCCTGGACAACGCGCAGATCGCAGCGCAGATGTTCTTGTCACCGTTCACCGTTAAGACACATGCGAATAGGGCGATGATGAAGCTCGGAGCGAGGGATAGAGCCCAGCTCGTAGCTTTCGCCTACCGAGCGGGCCTTGCCCGATGA
- a CDS encoding TetR/AcrR family transcriptional regulator, whose amino-acid sequence MMTSGVRGPYAKTAAVRQGILEAARLAFAETGYRATTMKAVAERAQISQRGLVHHFSSKEELLTGVLADYDQRVAKNLSGDTGAAALRRLVEATALDATEPRIIEMYAILSAEAVATDHPAHHYYLKRYEVFRTYVRTQFEILSERGDMRSPLDPHTLSIVFTGLVDGLQTQWLYDRSVDIRDALHRFLDTVLCD is encoded by the coding sequence ATGATGACAAGCGGTGTACGCGGCCCCTACGCGAAGACGGCGGCCGTGCGCCAAGGAATTCTCGAAGCGGCGAGGTTAGCTTTCGCTGAGACTGGCTACCGAGCTACGACGATGAAAGCCGTCGCTGAGCGAGCACAGATAAGTCAGCGCGGCCTCGTGCATCATTTCTCGTCGAAGGAGGAACTGCTCACCGGCGTTCTCGCCGACTACGACCAGCGAGTCGCGAAGAATCTCTCCGGCGACACTGGGGCCGCAGCATTACGTCGGCTCGTCGAGGCCACGGCTCTAGACGCAACGGAACCACGCATCATCGAGATGTACGCGATACTCTCAGCCGAGGCCGTCGCCACAGATCACCCCGCGCACCACTATTACCTGAAGCGCTACGAAGTTTTTCGCACGTACGTGCGCACACAATTCGAGATCCTCAGCGAGCGTGGCGACATGCGCTCGCCATTGGATCCTCACACACTGTCGATCGTCTTCACAGGACTCGTGGACGGGCTCCAGACGCAGTGGCTCTACGACCGCAGTGTCGACATCCGGGATGCCCTCCATCGATTCCTCGACACCGTACTATGCGACTAA
- a CDS encoding AAA family ATPase yields MEITTAEGWREFVNSGYERPPKIRASALRKMPPSERWIYNEARARYSQAGAFVKTPQYAAFQAAVRERVHLNPHRQVGKLGLILSGEPGQGKTTTLMQIGKEHELRRRLIRHPSAADGRVPVMYVMVPAQCSAKALLSEFARFFGLPTLVRSTYNGLLDMVANAIRRCGTELILIDDVHHLDLQYRQNIEASDMLKQLSERCGGTFIYAGIAVETTGLLSGSREGQIRKRFELFTASPFTITSEQGQSDWGDLLLAMEDSLCLLDQVQGEILASAKALHWLTGGEIGPLKDLLQLSAFRAIDDGTERLDLAEFDREAERRRRAAETGTGR; encoded by the coding sequence GTGGAGATTACGACGGCGGAGGGGTGGCGAGAGTTTGTGAACTCCGGCTACGAAAGACCTCCGAAGATTCGAGCATCCGCGTTGCGCAAGATGCCCCCCTCTGAGCGTTGGATCTATAACGAGGCTCGCGCGCGATACTCGCAGGCGGGAGCGTTTGTGAAGACTCCGCAATATGCTGCCTTCCAGGCTGCGGTGCGTGAACGAGTGCACCTCAACCCCCACCGTCAAGTCGGAAAGCTTGGGCTCATTCTGTCGGGCGAACCCGGTCAAGGGAAGACGACGACGCTGATGCAGATCGGCAAAGAACACGAACTACGCAGGAGACTCATCCGCCATCCCTCCGCCGCTGATGGCCGGGTCCCCGTGATGTACGTGATGGTACCCGCCCAGTGCTCGGCCAAAGCGCTGCTTTCCGAGTTTGCTCGATTCTTCGGACTGCCAACCCTCGTGCGATCAACCTACAACGGGCTTCTGGACATGGTGGCGAACGCGATACGACGATGCGGAACCGAACTGATTCTGATCGACGATGTGCACCATCTCGACCTGCAGTATCGCCAGAACATCGAGGCTTCCGACATGCTGAAGCAACTCTCCGAGCGATGCGGCGGCACCTTCATCTACGCCGGCATCGCCGTTGAAACCACCGGCCTGCTTTCAGGTAGCCGAGAAGGGCAGATACGCAAGCGGTTCGAGCTGTTCACGGCGTCACCCTTCACGATTACGTCGGAACAAGGCCAGTCCGACTGGGGAGATCTGTTGCTTGCTATGGAGGACTCGTTGTGTCTTCTAGACCAGGTCCAAGGCGAGATCCTCGCATCGGCGAAGGCGTTGCACTGGCTCACCGGCGGTGAGATCGGGCCGTTGAAGGATCTGCTACAACTTTCTGCATTTAGGGCAATCGACGACGGAACAGAGCGACTCGACCTTGCGGAGTTCGATCGAGAAGCGGAACGACGTAGAAGAGCTGCCGAAACTGGCACCGGCCGATGA
- a CDS encoding alpha-L-rhamnosidase translates to MTTWKSQFIAATDEPDSAPLFRREFALDSGHGTVRQAILSLSALGICEAWINGEPVSDALLTPGWTSYEWRLHYVDHDVTDLVDKTFTVGIAVGNGWYRGRLGWIETARYGDEIAAFAELRITFEDGHEQTIGTDSTWSVGASEITSNDFYDGQSIDARLRDDSWKTPGFDESEWGSVKVVPYEGALEPDTAPPVRRVDELLPQQIWRSPSGSALIDFGQNIVGFTRLQVRGERGTTITVRQAEVLEDGTLAMRTLRSATSTDHFTLSGGDDVFEPTFTFHGFRYAELVGWSGDIEQLTTAITAIVISSDLERLGHFECSVPELNQLHDNVVRGMRGNFIDIPTDCPQRDERLGWTGDLSAFAPTAAFLFDVKDFLSDWLRDLALEQSNRDGLVPYIVPDILKYAVTPQAGAGADEAAAFWSDAAVWVPWSLWEAYGDPRVLSDSFASMLAHGRRVRSLLSPTGVWDTGFQFGDWLDPDAPADQPGAAKADPGVVATACAYRSADRIRAAAEVLGRTAEAEEFASMARELRTAFHREYVHGDRILSDSTTVYSLAIVFGLLDGEERETAGARLAQLVADSGFHISTGFAGTPFIADALTSTGQVEAAYRLLLQRECPSWLYPVTMGATTIWERWDSMLPDGSINPGDMTSFNHYALGAVADWMHRVVGGIAPLQPGYQEILIAPKISDGVDWANTALVTPQGRVSVRWERDGDVIRLQATIPEGATAVLSWQGIQDRPLGSGTHSLSLPATTTSVDAFA, encoded by the coding sequence ATGACCACCTGGAAATCACAGTTCATCGCCGCGACCGACGAACCCGACTCCGCGCCCCTGTTCCGCCGCGAGTTCGCACTCGATTCAGGGCACGGCACGGTCAGGCAGGCCATCCTGTCTCTGAGCGCTCTGGGCATCTGCGAAGCCTGGATCAACGGAGAGCCGGTCTCCGACGCCCTCCTCACACCGGGATGGACCAGCTACGAATGGCGTCTCCACTACGTCGACCACGACGTCACCGACCTGGTCGACAAGACGTTCACGGTAGGCATCGCCGTCGGCAACGGATGGTACCGGGGGCGCCTCGGCTGGATCGAGACAGCGAGGTACGGCGACGAGATCGCCGCATTCGCCGAACTGCGCATCACCTTCGAAGACGGACACGAGCAGACCATCGGCACGGACTCGACCTGGAGCGTCGGTGCGAGCGAGATCACCTCGAACGACTTCTACGACGGACAGAGCATCGACGCGCGACTCCGCGACGACAGCTGGAAGACTCCCGGGTTCGACGAGTCCGAATGGGGCAGCGTGAAAGTCGTCCCCTACGAGGGCGCCTTGGAACCGGACACCGCACCCCCGGTTCGCCGTGTCGACGAACTCCTGCCCCAGCAGATCTGGCGCAGCCCGTCCGGCTCTGCACTCATCGACTTCGGACAGAACATCGTCGGCTTCACACGCCTGCAGGTGCGCGGCGAACGCGGGACGACGATCACCGTTCGGCAGGCCGAAGTCCTCGAAGACGGAACTCTGGCGATGCGAACCCTTCGCTCCGCGACCAGCACCGACCACTTCACCCTCAGTGGCGGCGACGATGTGTTCGAACCCACGTTCACCTTCCATGGCTTCCGCTACGCCGAGCTCGTCGGCTGGAGCGGCGACATCGAACAGCTGACGACCGCGATCACCGCCATCGTCATCTCATCGGACCTCGAACGACTCGGCCACTTCGAATGCTCCGTGCCGGAACTGAACCAACTGCACGACAACGTCGTCCGGGGCATGCGTGGCAACTTCATCGACATCCCCACCGACTGCCCCCAGCGCGACGAGCGGCTCGGATGGACCGGCGACCTCTCGGCCTTCGCGCCCACCGCAGCGTTCCTGTTCGACGTCAAGGACTTCCTGTCGGACTGGCTGCGAGACCTCGCCCTCGAACAGTCGAACCGCGACGGACTCGTCCCCTACATCGTGCCGGACATCCTCAAGTACGCGGTCACACCCCAAGCGGGCGCCGGTGCCGACGAAGCGGCTGCTTTCTGGAGCGACGCCGCGGTCTGGGTGCCCTGGTCCCTCTGGGAAGCGTACGGCGACCCGCGCGTCCTCTCCGACTCCTTCGCCTCGATGCTCGCGCATGGGCGGCGGGTGCGCTCCCTCCTCTCGCCGACCGGAGTCTGGGACACCGGCTTTCAGTTCGGCGACTGGCTCGACCCCGACGCGCCCGCTGACCAACCGGGGGCGGCAAAGGCCGATCCCGGAGTCGTCGCCACGGCGTGCGCCTATCGCTCGGCCGACCGCATCCGTGCTGCCGCGGAGGTGCTCGGTAGAACGGCCGAGGCGGAGGAGTTCGCATCGATGGCACGTGAGCTCCGCACTGCTTTCCATCGCGAGTACGTGCACGGCGACCGGATCCTCAGCGACAGCACGACCGTGTACTCCCTCGCCATCGTCTTCGGGCTGCTCGACGGCGAAGAGCGAGAAACGGCCGGCGCCCGCCTGGCCCAGCTCGTCGCCGACAGCGGCTTCCACATCTCCACCGGTTTCGCCGGAACACCGTTCATCGCCGACGCCCTGACATCGACCGGGCAAGTCGAAGCCGCGTACCGTCTGCTGCTCCAGCGGGAGTGCCCCTCCTGGCTGTATCCGGTCACGATGGGGGCGACGACCATCTGGGAGCGGTGGGACTCGATGCTCCCCGACGGGAGTATCAACCCCGGCGACATGACGAGCTTCAATCACTATGCCCTCGGCGCCGTTGCGGACTGGATGCACCGCGTCGTCGGAGGTATCGCACCCCTTCAGCCCGGATATCAAGAGATCCTCATCGCGCCGAAGATCAGCGACGGGGTCGACTGGGCGAACACCGCTCTGGTCACCCCTCAGGGGCGCGTCTCCGTGCGATGGGAACGTGACGGCGACGTCATCCGGCTCCAGGCCACCATCCCTGAAGGAGCGACAGCCGTCCTCTCGTGGCAGGGAATCCAAGACCGCCCGCTTGGATCAGGCACCCACAGTCTTTCACTGCCCGCAACAACTACATCGGTCGACGCGTTCGCCTGA
- a CDS encoding sensor histidine kinase translates to MTIHRPGLNRQLQWLDRSSVVVSLLAAITEVVILLIAGSEPTLYLGLGVTVLGVFIARPHPALGIIVVALGPMVATIVQGDPLVLWTIVVFTAFSVALRGLPGIVVGLLAGAAAFTAVVLHDGYGVLNATAFTALAMAFTAAASGSALRNYDRYRSELVQRAEDAIASRESEAERRVAQERVRIARDLHDIVGHEVAVLGIHLGVAEVGLPAGSGASKDAIEAARRSVQSILIETQRILRVLRADEPDEVGSPAPDYPGITRVIDSFRSAGLTVQSEIADAPAMIDPEVSTAAYRIVQEALTNAQRHGDGAVQLTISIGETTMAITASNEIPPAGAESSNGTGLGIVGMKERASSAGGRLTVHQDDTRFSVMVTMRLDGGKLS, encoded by the coding sequence GTGACCATCCACCGGCCCGGCTTGAATCGTCAGCTTCAGTGGCTAGATCGGTCATCGGTCGTTGTTTCGCTTCTCGCGGCTATTACTGAAGTCGTCATCCTCCTGATCGCCGGGAGTGAGCCCACCCTCTACTTGGGGCTTGGCGTCACCGTCCTTGGTGTCTTCATCGCTCGTCCCCATCCGGCCCTCGGCATCATCGTGGTTGCGCTTGGCCCGATGGTCGCGACGATCGTCCAAGGGGATCCCCTCGTCCTTTGGACGATCGTGGTCTTCACCGCCTTTTCAGTAGCTCTTCGAGGTCTGCCTGGAATTGTCGTGGGTCTTCTGGCGGGCGCAGCAGCGTTCACCGCGGTCGTGCTCCACGACGGGTACGGCGTCTTGAACGCCACTGCTTTCACTGCATTAGCGATGGCGTTCACAGCGGCTGCCTCTGGAAGTGCCCTACGGAACTATGACCGCTACCGGAGTGAGCTCGTGCAACGCGCTGAAGACGCTATCGCCAGTCGGGAGTCGGAAGCCGAGAGAAGGGTTGCGCAGGAGCGCGTTCGAATTGCGCGTGATCTCCACGACATAGTCGGGCACGAAGTGGCCGTGCTGGGCATCCACCTCGGCGTCGCGGAGGTGGGGCTACCGGCGGGTTCAGGTGCGTCGAAGGACGCTATCGAAGCTGCGCGCAGATCTGTTCAGTCAATCCTCATCGAAACCCAGCGTATTCTGCGTGTGCTTCGCGCTGACGAGCCGGACGAAGTTGGTTCCCCTGCTCCGGACTACCCCGGTATCACTCGCGTCATCGACTCGTTCAGATCAGCGGGATTGACCGTCCAATCCGAGATCGCGGACGCCCCTGCCATGATCGATCCCGAGGTGTCAACTGCGGCATACAGAATCGTTCAGGAGGCGCTGACGAACGCGCAGCGACACGGAGATGGAGCTGTTCAGCTCACCATCTCGATAGGGGAAACAACTATGGCGATCACAGCATCGAACGAGATCCCGCCCGCCGGGGCAGAGTCTTCGAACGGCACCGGACTCGGGATCGTAGGTATGAAGGAACGAGCGTCGTCCGCAGGCGGCCGGTTGACTGTCCATCAGGACGACACCCGATTCAGCGTCATGGTGACCATGCGTCTCGACGGAGGGAAGCTCTCATGA
- a CDS encoding LacI family DNA-binding transcriptional regulator produces MTTTHGSLKPATSSDVARLAGVSRSTVSNILNGNDARFPESTRERVFTAARELEYQPSLAGRSLVSGRSDTIVLLVPHTSFGGNLQDAVDQIMVGTRQIGGNVVVRFASENAETTRGAINSLRPLALVDFGVLSTEDREWLEARGTIIVPSRGAQRATVSDGGIGTLQADVLLESGPRELWFAALSDKRFDPYGPGRFAALESYCTERGLPSPRQVSVELTLDGGVAALREILDVGRPAGVACYNDDVALALLAAARELGVSVPKDISIVGVDYTPLGQLWAPTLTTIDTDLRGLVTSLAEDLRSRLSGADADAAAVPHLHFRVVRGQSA; encoded by the coding sequence ATGACGACGACGCATGGTTCCCTCAAGCCAGCGACGAGTTCGGACGTCGCCCGCCTCGCGGGGGTGTCGAGGTCCACTGTCAGTAATATCCTGAACGGCAATGATGCTCGCTTCCCCGAGAGCACTCGCGAGAGAGTCTTCACCGCTGCACGCGAGCTCGAATACCAGCCATCCCTGGCCGGCCGCTCTCTCGTAAGCGGAAGAAGCGACACGATCGTGCTGCTGGTGCCTCACACAAGCTTCGGGGGCAATCTTCAGGACGCAGTCGATCAGATCATGGTGGGGACGCGGCAGATCGGCGGAAATGTGGTCGTGCGCTTTGCCAGCGAGAATGCAGAGACTACTCGGGGTGCGATCAATTCACTACGCCCCCTCGCCCTGGTCGACTTCGGGGTCCTCTCGACTGAGGATCGTGAATGGCTCGAGGCTCGGGGTACGATCATCGTCCCCAGCCGAGGAGCACAGCGAGCGACAGTGAGCGACGGCGGTATCGGCACGCTCCAAGCGGATGTGCTTCTCGAGTCGGGGCCACGTGAGTTGTGGTTCGCCGCGCTGTCCGACAAGAGATTCGATCCGTACGGCCCCGGGCGCTTCGCTGCGCTTGAGTCCTACTGCACCGAACGCGGCCTGCCCTCGCCTAGGCAAGTCTCTGTAGAACTCACGCTCGACGGAGGCGTCGCCGCGTTGCGTGAGATCCTTGATGTGGGGCGCCCCGCTGGCGTCGCCTGCTACAACGACGATGTCGCACTCGCTCTGCTCGCCGCTGCGCGGGAACTGGGGGTGTCTGTGCCGAAGGACATCAGCATCGTAGGAGTCGACTACACGCCGTTGGGACAGCTGTGGGCCCCCACACTCACCACGATCGATACCGACCTCCGAGGTCTTGTGACGTCTCTTGCAGAGGATCTTCGATCTCGATTGAGTGGTGCGGACGCAGACGCGGCTGCAGTCCCTCATCTGCACTTCCGAGTAGTTCGGGGGCAGAGCGCCTGA
- a CDS encoding LacI family DNA-binding transcriptional regulator, producing MSDSSAPPRRRRPSLADVAKHAGVSEGAVSKVIRKAYGVSPAMQERVQKAIEELNYRPRTGARGMRGQTFTIAIGSEMPQLGNDFFTQVTSGAARKLGGSGYQLIIAPSLDGTDDADQKVLDALVDRQVDGIIAISLDVGLPFLDRLAEYVPMVLLGRHDDPQNYDTVTNDDQAGATLAIEHLLELGHRRIAHLTVRPTESTEASLPPHAIREATYSRIMQERKLTSQVIYSDASESSAHSVASSLLDSDDAPTAIFAGNDTLAIGALRAVAERGLTAQDVSVVGYDNIELASHPLVSLTTVDQYGFTTGEKAIELLMERISGERTSPRHVRLDPALVARSSSSRPGV from the coding sequence ATGAGCGACTCGAGCGCGCCGCCGCGCCGCCGCCGACCCTCACTGGCGGACGTCGCGAAGCACGCGGGCGTCTCCGAAGGGGCCGTGTCGAAGGTCATCCGCAAGGCCTACGGCGTCAGCCCCGCCATGCAGGAGCGAGTGCAGAAAGCCATTGAAGAGCTCAACTATCGCCCACGCACTGGCGCCCGAGGGATGCGCGGCCAAACTTTCACCATCGCCATCGGTTCCGAGATGCCGCAGCTCGGGAACGACTTCTTCACACAGGTGACAAGCGGCGCCGCACGAAAACTCGGCGGAAGCGGATATCAGCTCATCATCGCTCCCTCTCTCGACGGAACCGATGATGCGGACCAGAAGGTCCTCGATGCGCTGGTGGATCGCCAGGTCGATGGGATCATCGCGATCTCCCTCGACGTCGGACTACCTTTCCTCGACCGACTCGCCGAGTACGTGCCGATGGTCCTCCTTGGACGGCATGACGACCCGCAGAACTACGACACCGTCACGAACGACGACCAAGCGGGTGCAACGCTCGCAATCGAGCACCTGCTCGAGCTCGGGCATCGCCGAATCGCGCATCTGACCGTCCGCCCGACCGAGAGCACTGAGGCGTCGCTCCCACCTCACGCGATTCGTGAAGCGACCTATTCGCGAATCATGCAGGAACGGAAACTTACTTCGCAGGTGATCTACTCGGATGCATCGGAATCGTCAGCGCATTCCGTCGCTTCGTCCCTGCTCGACTCCGATGACGCTCCCACCGCAATCTTCGCGGGAAACGACACCCTCGCGATCGGGGCACTCCGAGCAGTAGCGGAGCGTGGCCTCACCGCGCAGGACGTGTCGGTGGTCGGCTACGACAACATCGAACTCGCAAGCCATCCGCTCGTATCGTTGACGACCGTCGATCAGTACGGTTTCACCACCGGAGAGAAGGCCATCGAACTTCTCATGGAGCGGATCTCGGGCGAAAGAACGAGCCCCCGCCACGTCCGACTCGATCCGGCTCTCGTCGCCCGCTCGTCGTCGTCGCGCCCGGGCGTGTAG
- a CDS encoding MFS transporter — translation MEDSVVAEASALSAEQPLSQATSTLAPGLGVREVLLLLSGTLGAAIAYLVPMVFTLALKLDRLDPGNEAVLGYIIGAGSLVTLVTAPLTGILSDRTRSRWGRRRPFTVAGLVIGLIAVWVMSSAPSVVVLGMGWALANVGWGTALGSIGNIQADRLKPSQRGRVGALAGVITQVAPVAGILLVGPFSSDIVMALWVPAIIGSPLIVAFILFVHEDDSRSALFTEPLTMRSVIRSYGFRPREFPDFAWNWLGRFLFFSGITFTSTYSTFFLAARMDTPVSEVAPLVALMSGITTAVSAVGAIASGWFSDRWGRRRPFICGSVVVFAIGASASAFARDLPMLIVGGVLSSLGVAVFLAVNQAMVLDVLPMRETQAGRFMGITAFSQKIPSALAPLVAPLLLVSGTAGPGGNFTLLYLVAGLLVLSGGLLIGWRVRSVR, via the coding sequence ATGGAAGATTCGGTCGTTGCTGAGGCGTCCGCTCTGTCGGCAGAGCAGCCACTTTCCCAAGCAACCTCGACACTCGCGCCGGGTCTTGGGGTACGCGAAGTACTTCTACTTCTCTCGGGGACTTTAGGCGCCGCGATCGCATACCTCGTGCCGATGGTTTTCACACTTGCGCTGAAACTGGATCGCTTGGATCCAGGGAACGAGGCGGTACTGGGGTACATCATCGGCGCGGGTTCGCTGGTCACGTTGGTCACCGCTCCACTCACCGGGATTCTCAGCGACCGAACCCGGAGTAGATGGGGGCGCCGTCGTCCCTTCACTGTCGCGGGACTCGTGATCGGCTTGATCGCAGTATGGGTGATGTCTTCAGCGCCGAGTGTGGTCGTACTCGGGATGGGATGGGCGCTCGCGAACGTAGGCTGGGGAACGGCGCTTGGGTCCATCGGCAACATCCAGGCGGATCGGCTGAAACCGTCTCAACGTGGCCGAGTGGGCGCTCTCGCAGGGGTTATCACCCAGGTGGCGCCGGTGGCAGGAATTCTCCTGGTCGGGCCCTTCTCTTCCGACATCGTCATGGCGCTCTGGGTGCCAGCCATCATCGGTAGTCCACTGATAGTCGCGTTCATCCTGTTCGTCCATGAGGACGATTCCCGCTCCGCTCTGTTCACGGAGCCGCTCACGATGCGGTCGGTGATTCGCAGTTACGGCTTTCGGCCTCGCGAGTTCCCGGACTTCGCGTGGAACTGGCTCGGGCGCTTTCTCTTCTTCTCAGGGATCACCTTCACCTCCACCTATTCGACTTTCTTCCTTGCCGCGCGGATGGACACGCCGGTGAGCGAGGTCGCGCCCCTCGTCGCACTCATGTCTGGGATCACGACCGCAGTGTCGGCGGTGGGCGCTATCGCAAGTGGATGGTTCTCAGACAGATGGGGGCGCCGCCGTCCCTTCATCTGCGGTTCGGTCGTCGTGTTCGCAATTGGAGCGAGTGCGTCTGCCTTCGCACGCGACCTCCCCATGCTCATCGTCGGGGGAGTGCTTTCCTCGTTGGGTGTGGCGGTCTTCCTTGCTGTCAACCAGGCAATGGTCCTCGACGTCTTGCCGATGCGCGAGACGCAGGCCGGGCGGTTCATGGGCATCACGGCCTTCTCGCAGAAGATTCCGAGCGCGCTGGCACCCCTTGTCGCGCCGCTGCTGCTCGTATCCGGAACTGCGGGTCCAGGCGGCAACTTCACGCTCCTCTACCTCGTCGCGGGGCTTCTGGTGCTCTCCGGCGGTCTGTTGATCGGGTGGCGCGTGAGAAGCGTGCGCTGA